Proteins from a genomic interval of Pseudomonas silesiensis:
- a CDS encoding 3-hydroxyacyl-CoA dehydrogenase, translating into MTTFKQIGVIGSGAMGRGIAQLFASAGVEVLLHDSRSEAIEQALMHNRESLERAAAKGKISADVLAVTLERMRAAHTLQELAGCDLLIEAIVENLDAKQKLFRELEQLVSRDAVLASNTSSLSITLIASACEHPQRVAGFHFFNPVTLMKIVEVVRGERTATQVIERLSALAQHAGHFAAVTPDSPGFLVNHAGRAYGPEALRILAEGIATPAQIDRILRDCLGFRMGPFELFDLVGLDISHAVMESIHDQFYQDPRYTPSSLVPARLAAGLLGRKTGQGFYRYEEGRVVEDARVELPPVAINQPFWLDCRDAAMRDKIGAVLSSAGAVLEQGEQPGSNAICLVTPLGEDASSAIARRQLPVARSLALETFAGFDRRRVLMRHPGLDANVLAQARQALGADGVPVEVINDSPGFIAQRVLASIVNLGCEIAQRRIVDPATLDRAVQLALGYPHGPLGFGDQYGAMNIQQILQALHDCYQEPRYRLSPWLRRRVQLGLPLTTAEESA; encoded by the coding sequence ATGACCACGTTTAAACAGATCGGCGTAATCGGCAGTGGGGCCATGGGTCGTGGCATTGCCCAGTTGTTCGCCAGCGCCGGTGTCGAGGTGCTGCTGCATGACAGCCGCAGCGAAGCGATCGAACAAGCCCTGATGCACAATCGAGAATCACTGGAGCGTGCGGCGGCCAAGGGCAAGATCAGTGCCGACGTATTGGCCGTCACCCTGGAGCGCATGCGCGCGGCGCACACGCTGCAGGAACTTGCCGGCTGCGACCTGCTGATCGAGGCCATCGTCGAGAACCTCGACGCCAAACAGAAGCTGTTCCGGGAACTGGAGCAACTGGTCAGCCGCGATGCGGTTCTGGCCAGCAACACCTCGTCGCTGTCGATCACCCTGATCGCCAGCGCCTGTGAGCATCCTCAGCGGGTCGCCGGTTTTCACTTCTTCAATCCGGTCACGCTGATGAAAATTGTCGAGGTGGTCCGCGGGGAGCGTACCGCTACGCAGGTCATCGAACGGCTGTCGGCGCTCGCGCAACACGCCGGGCACTTTGCCGCAGTGACGCCGGATTCGCCTGGGTTCCTGGTCAATCATGCTGGCCGGGCCTACGGCCCGGAAGCACTGCGAATCCTTGCCGAAGGTATTGCCACGCCAGCGCAGATAGACCGGATTCTCAGGGATTGCCTGGGCTTTCGCATGGGGCCGTTCGAATTGTTCGACCTGGTCGGCCTGGACATTTCCCATGCGGTGATGGAGTCGATCCACGACCAGTTCTATCAGGATCCGCGCTACACTCCCTCGTCACTGGTGCCGGCGCGCCTTGCTGCGGGGTTGCTCGGACGCAAGACCGGGCAGGGGTTCTATCGCTACGAGGAAGGCCGGGTGGTCGAAGACGCCCGGGTGGAGCTGCCGCCGGTGGCTATCAATCAGCCGTTCTGGCTGGACTGCCGAGACGCTGCGATGCGCGACAAGATCGGCGCCGTGCTGTCGAGTGCCGGTGCGGTGCTGGAGCAGGGTGAGCAGCCTGGCTCGAATGCTATCTGTCTGGTGACGCCGCTGGGTGAAGATGCCAGCAGCGCGATCGCCCGCCGGCAACTACCTGTCGCCCGCAGCCTGGCGCTGGAAACCTTTGCCGGTTTCGACCGGCGGCGAGTGCTGATGCGTCACCCTGGGCTGGATGCCAACGTGCTGGCGCAGGCGCGGCAGGCGTTGGGGGCCGATGGTGTACCGGTGGAGGTGATCAACGACTCGCCCGGGTTCATCGCCCAGCGTGTGCTGGCCAGTATCGTCAACCTGGGATGCGAAATCGCTCAGCGGCGCATCGTCGATCCCGCCACCCTGGACCGTGCGGTGCAACTGGCGCTGGGTTACCCCCACGGCCCGCTGGGGTTCGGCGATCAATATGGCGCCATGAACATCCAGCAGATCCTGCAGGCACTGCACGATTGCTATCAGGAACCGCGTTATCGGCTCAGCCCATGGCTGCGCCGCCGCGTACAGCTCGGCCTGCCCCTGACCACTGCTGAGGAATCAGCATGA